In Papio anubis isolate 15944 chromosome 17, Panubis1.0, whole genome shotgun sequence, the following are encoded in one genomic region:
- the TBX2 gene encoding T-box transcription factor TBX2: protein MREPALAASAMAYHPFHAPRPADFPMSAFLAAAQPSFFPALALPPGALAKPLPDPGLAGAAAAAAAAAAAAEAGLHVSALGPHPPAAHLRSLKSLEPEDEVEDDPKVTLEAKELWDQFHKLGTEMVITKSGRRMFPPFKVRVSGLDKKAKYILLMDIVAADDCRYKFHNSRWMVAGKADPEMPKRMYIHPDSPATGEQWMAKPVAFHKLKLTNNISDKHGFTILNSMHKYQPRFHIVRANDILKLPYSTFRTYVFPETDFIAVTAYQNDKITQLKIDNNPFAKGFRDTGNGRREKRKQLTLPSLRLYEEHCKPERDGAESDASSCDPPPAREPPTSPGAAPSPLRLHRARAEEKSCAADSDPEPERLSEERAGAPLGRSPAPDSASPTRLTESERARERRSPERGKEPAESGGDGPFGLRSLEKERAEARRKDEGRKEAAEGKEPGLAPLVVQTDSASPLGAGHLPGLAFSSHLHGQQFFGPLGAGQPLFLHPGQFTMGPGAFSAMGMGHLLASVAGGGNGGGGGPGTAAGLDAGGLGPAASAASTAAPFPFHLSQHMLASQGIPMPTFGGLFPYPYTYMAAAAAAASALPATSAAAAAAAAAGSLSRSPFLGSARPRLRFSPYQIPVTIPPSTSLLTTGLASEGSKAAGGNSREPSPLPELALRKVGAPSRGALSPSGSAKEAANELQSIQRLVSGLESQRALSPGRESPK, encoded by the exons ATGAGAGAGCCGGCGCTGGCGGCCAGCGCCATGGCTTACCACCCGTTCCACGCGCCACGGCCCGCCGACTTCCCCATGTCCGCCTTTCTGGCGGCGGCGCAGCCCTCCTTCTTCCCGGCACTCGCGCTGCCGCCCGGCGCGCTGGCCAAGCCGCTGCCCGACCCGGGCCTGGCGGgggcggcggccgcggcggcggcggcggcggcagcggccgAGGCGGGGCTGCACGTCTCGGCACTGGGCCCGCACCCGCCCGCCGCGCATCTGCGCTCGCTCAAGAGCCTGGAGCCCGAGGACGAGGTGGAGGACGACCCCAAGGTGACGCTGGAGGCCAAAGAGCTGTGGGACCAGTTCCACAAACTAGGCACGGAGATGGTCATCACCAAGTCCGGGAG GCGGATGTTCCCCCCCTTCAAGGTGCGAGTCAGTGGCCTGGACAAGAAGGCCAAGTACATCCTGCTGATGGACATTGTGGCCGCTGACGATTGCCGCTATAAGTTCCACAACTCGCgctggatggtggcaggcaaggcCGACCCTGAGATGCCCAAACGCATGTACATCCACCCAGACAGCCCAGCCACTGGGGAGCAGTGGATGGCCAAGCCTGTGGCCTTCCACAAGCTGAAGCTGACCAACAACATCTCGGACAAGCACGGCTTC ACCATCCTGAACTCCATGCACAAGTACCAGCCGCGCTTCCACATAGTGCGAGCCAACGACATCCTGAAGCTGCCGTACAGCACCTTCCGTACCTACGTGTTCCCAGAGACCGACTTCATCGCCGTCACTGCCTACCAGAATGACAAG ATCACGCAGCTGAAGATCGACAACAACCCGTTTGCCAAGGGCTTCCGGGACACCGGGAACGGCCGGCGGGAGAAAAG GAAGCAGCTGACGCTGCCGTCTCTGCGCTTGTACGAGGAGCACTGCAAACCCGAGCGCGACGGCGCGGAGTCGGACGCCTCGTCATGCGACCCTCCCCCAGCGCGGGAACCACCCACCTCTCCGGGCGCAGCGCCCAGTCCCCTACGCCTGCACCGGGCCCGAG CTGAGGAGAAGTCGTGCGCCGCGGACAGCGACCCGGAGCCTGAGCGGTTGAGTGAGGAGCGTGCGGGGGCGCCGCTAGGCCGCAGCCCGGCCCCAGACAGTGCCAGCCCCACTCGCTTGACCGAATCCGAGCGCGCCCGGGAGCGGCGCAGTCCCGAGAGGGGCAAGGAACCGGCCGAGAGCGGCGGGGACGGTCCGTTCGGCCTACGGAGCCTGGAGAAGGAGCGTGCTGAAGCTCGGAGGAAGGACGAGGGGCGAAAGGAGGCGGCTGAGGGGAAGGAGCCGGGCCTGGCGCCGCTGGTGGTGCAGACAGACAGTGCGTCCCCCCTGGGCGCGGGACACCTACCCGGCCTGGCCTTTTCCAGCCACTTGCACGGGCAGCAGTTCTTTGGGCCACTGGGAGCCGGCCAGCCGCTCTTCCTGCACCCTGGACAGTTCACCATGGGCCCTGGCGCCTTCTCCGCCATGGGCATGGGTCACCTGCTGGCCTCGGTGGCAGGCGGCGGCAACGGCGGAGGCGGCGGGCCTGGGACCGCCGCAGGGCTGGACGCAGGCGGGCTGGGTCCCGCGGCCAGCGCAGCAAGCACCGCCGCGCCCTTCCCGTTCCACCTCTCCCAGCACATGCTGGCATCTCAG GGAATCCCAATGCCCACTTTCGGAGGCCTCTTCCCCTACCCTTACACCTACATGGCGGCAGCAGCCGCAGCCGCCTCTGCTTTGCCCGCCACTAGTGCTGCAGCTGCCGCCGCCGCAGCTGCCGGCTCCCTATCTCGGAGCCCCTTCCTGGGCAGTGCCCGGCCCCGACTGCGTTTCAGCCCCTATCAGATCCCGGTCACCATCCCGCCTAGCACTAGCCTCCTCACCACCGGGCTGGCCTCCGAGGGCTCCAAGGCTGCTGGCGGAAACAGCCGGGAGCCCAGCCCCCTGCCCGAGCTGGCTCTCCGAAAAGTAGGGGCCCCGTCCCGCGGTGCCCTGTCGCCCAGTGGCTCGGCCAAGGAGGCGGCCAATGAACTGCAGAGCATCCAGAGACTGGTGAGTGGGCTGGAGAGCCAGCGAGCCCTCTCCCCAGGTCGGGAGTCGCCCAAGTGA